A genomic window from Pyxidicoccus trucidator includes:
- a CDS encoding acyltransferase family protein translates to MKQGGALDGLTGLRFFAALHVVLFHFGKPCMDTAPEGLRNWVGAGYSAVGVFFVLSGFVLAWNYLDRDGRMETGPRAFLAARVARVYPVYLLTFLLAAPFTIAASVSDNGWLVAVAKLVVGGLGTLALVQAWIPLLALYWNPPGWSVAVEAVFYALFPGLARVLPRLRPSLLPVALGAAWVLGLVPPLLYLGLQPEGTAPTDAGTWTTWLTVIKFNPLLRLPEFVFGVLLGWCFVRERASGGAKQGSGAVLAAVGAALLVAAGAAGPRIPFPLMHNALLAPASGLLVYGLARGGGPLGWLLSRPLLVHLGGASYALYLLQFPASGLAHALARVLPPSLDVYSPVTLLAFVLVVGVLASVGVHRYVETPFRSRVRKALQPWVDEESSIPARPVVPGA, encoded by the coding sequence ATGAAGCAGGGCGGGGCGCTCGACGGGCTCACGGGGCTGCGCTTCTTCGCGGCCCTCCACGTGGTGCTGTTCCACTTCGGCAAGCCGTGCATGGACACGGCCCCCGAGGGGTTGCGCAACTGGGTGGGGGCGGGCTACTCCGCCGTGGGTGTCTTCTTCGTCCTGTCGGGCTTCGTCCTCGCCTGGAACTACCTGGACCGGGACGGTCGGATGGAGACGGGGCCGCGCGCCTTCCTGGCCGCACGCGTGGCCCGCGTCTACCCCGTCTACCTCCTGACGTTCCTCCTCGCGGCGCCCTTCACCATCGCCGCGTCCGTGTCCGACAACGGGTGGTTGGTGGCCGTCGCGAAGCTGGTGGTCGGCGGCCTGGGCACGCTGGCGCTGGTGCAGGCGTGGATTCCCCTGCTGGCGCTCTACTGGAACCCGCCCGGCTGGTCCGTGGCGGTGGAGGCCGTCTTCTACGCGCTGTTCCCCGGGCTGGCGCGCGTGCTGCCGCGCCTGCGTCCCTCGCTGCTGCCGGTGGCGCTGGGCGCGGCGTGGGTGCTCGGGCTGGTGCCGCCGCTGCTGTACCTGGGGCTGCAGCCGGAGGGGACGGCTCCGACGGATGCGGGCACCTGGACGACGTGGCTGACGGTCATCAAGTTCAACCCGCTGCTGCGCCTGCCCGAGTTCGTCTTCGGCGTGCTGCTCGGCTGGTGCTTCGTGCGCGAGCGCGCCTCGGGCGGGGCGAAGCAGGGCAGCGGCGCGGTGCTGGCGGCGGTGGGCGCGGCGCTGCTGGTGGCGGCGGGCGCGGCGGGCCCGCGGATTCCGTTTCCGCTGATGCACAACGCGCTGCTGGCGCCCGCGTCGGGGCTGCTGGTGTACGGGCTGGCGCGTGGGGGCGGCCCGCTGGGCTGGCTGCTGTCGCGCCCGCTGCTGGTGCACCTGGGCGGGGCCAGCTACGCGCTCTATCTCCTCCAGTTCCCAGCGTCGGGGCTGGCGCACGCGCTGGCCAGGGTGCTTCCGCCGTCGCTGGACGTGTACTCGCCCGTGACGTTGCTAGCCTTCGTGCTGGTCGTGGGCGTGCTGGCGTCGGTGGGGGTGCACCGCTACGTGGAGACGCCCTTCCGCTCGAGGGTGCGCAAGGCGCTACAGCCGTGGGTGGACGAGGAGTCCAGCATCCCCGCGCGGCCGGTGGTGCCCGGGGCCTGA
- a CDS encoding nucleotidyltransferase family protein codes for MPPSLLDTFRVLASFDPPRGSLRGAPWEEYVDWAISQGLAPLAAYNLQYRLGGANVPEWVRDRLLAIYQGSANDNVMKLVNFKQMVDDLQGRRLVLFGAAAFADSLYPHVAFRPVTELQLMMRRLDVDGFAGFLANHDFKPEDAEGTGATKAVSDGRTLIFLYSDVLGPQRREQAAGIIERAMPMKMYGPSVFRASLEDAVLLVALEHARHGYEVPWLSFLDLRELITGAKAMGGPYSRPVDVPALLARAAEWRLERALYTSLAIVARLFPEAAPDATAAFPPLRRATRELLDRTVVGAVSTPGRTSALKGLERVRRLLTGQ; via the coding sequence ATGCCGCCGAGCCTCCTCGACACCTTCCGCGTCCTTGCCTCCTTCGACCCACCGCGAGGCTCGCTGCGGGGCGCGCCGTGGGAGGAGTACGTGGACTGGGCCATCTCCCAGGGCCTGGCGCCCCTGGCGGCCTACAACCTCCAGTATCGGCTCGGCGGCGCCAACGTACCGGAGTGGGTCCGCGACAGGCTCCTGGCCATCTACCAGGGCTCGGCCAACGACAACGTGATGAAGCTCGTCAACTTCAAGCAGATGGTGGACGACCTTCAGGGCCGCAGGCTGGTGCTGTTCGGCGCGGCGGCCTTCGCCGACTCCCTCTACCCGCACGTCGCCTTCCGCCCCGTCACGGAGCTCCAGTTGATGATGCGCCGGCTGGACGTGGACGGCTTCGCCGGCTTCCTCGCCAACCACGACTTCAAGCCGGAGGACGCCGAGGGCACCGGCGCCACGAAGGCGGTGTCCGACGGGCGCACCCTCATCTTCCTCTACTCGGACGTGCTGGGCCCCCAGCGCCGGGAGCAGGCCGCGGGCATTATCGAGCGGGCGATGCCGATGAAGATGTACGGCCCCTCCGTCTTCCGCGCGAGCCTGGAGGACGCGGTGCTGCTGGTGGCCCTGGAGCACGCGCGCCACGGGTACGAAGTGCCCTGGCTGTCCTTCCTGGACCTGCGCGAGCTCATCACCGGCGCCAAGGCCATGGGCGGCCCGTACTCGCGCCCGGTGGACGTGCCCGCGCTGCTGGCCCGGGCCGCCGAGTGGCGCCTGGAGCGCGCCCTCTACACGTCCCTGGCCATCGTCGCGCGCCTCTTCCCCGAGGCCGCCCCGGACGCCACCGCCGCCTTCCCCCCGCTGCGTCGGGCTACGCGCGAATTGCTGGACCGGACGGTGGTGGGTGCGGTGAGCACCCCGGGGCGCACTTCGGCCCTCAAGGGGCTGGAGCGGGTGCGCCGGCTTCTCACAGGCCAGTAA
- a CDS encoding UDP-glucose dehydrogenase family protein yields the protein MRIAIIGTGYVGLVAGTCFADSGNDVTCVDIDERKIRMLQAGEVPIYEPGLEELIKKNVREKRLFFTRDLPEAVATAQVVFIAVGTPEGESGDADLQYVLAAAEQIGKAMKQYTVVVDKSTVPVGTADKVRAAISKVTSIEFDVVSNPEFLKEGAALDDFLKPDRVVIGVDSERGRKIMGELYAPFVRTENPVIYMDTRSAELTKYAANAMLATRISFMNDISALCEKVGADVDFVRKGLGSDKRIGYPFLFPGVGYGGSCFPKDVKALVATARDYGLELDLLRAVERTNERQKKLLVNKAVKHYGSLEGKKFGVWGLAFKPKTDDMREAPAIEVIEGLIGKGAQVVAHDPVSAHSAKRVFGDRIRYASVPYEALEGVDGLFVVTEWNEFRHPDFERMKGLMKSPVVFDGRNVYDPVRMREQGFTYYGIGRR from the coding sequence ATGCGTATTGCCATCATCGGAACGGGCTACGTCGGCCTCGTCGCGGGCACCTGCTTCGCGGACTCGGGTAACGACGTCACGTGCGTGGACATCGACGAGCGGAAGATCCGCATGCTCCAGGCGGGCGAAGTGCCCATCTACGAGCCGGGCCTCGAGGAGCTCATCAAGAAGAACGTGCGCGAGAAGCGCCTCTTCTTCACCCGGGACCTCCCGGAGGCCGTGGCCACCGCGCAGGTGGTCTTCATCGCCGTGGGCACGCCCGAAGGCGAGAGCGGTGACGCCGACCTCCAGTACGTGCTGGCCGCCGCCGAGCAGATTGGCAAGGCGATGAAGCAGTACACCGTCGTCGTCGACAAGAGCACCGTGCCGGTGGGCACCGCGGACAAGGTCCGCGCCGCCATCAGCAAGGTGACGAGCATCGAGTTCGACGTCGTCTCCAACCCCGAGTTCCTCAAGGAAGGCGCCGCGCTGGACGACTTCCTCAAGCCGGACCGCGTCGTCATCGGCGTGGACTCCGAGCGCGGCCGCAAAATCATGGGCGAGCTGTACGCGCCCTTCGTGCGCACCGAGAACCCGGTCATCTACATGGACACGCGCTCGGCGGAGCTGACGAAGTACGCCGCCAACGCGATGCTGGCCACGCGCATCTCCTTCATGAACGACATCTCCGCGCTCTGCGAGAAGGTCGGCGCGGACGTGGACTTCGTGCGCAAGGGCCTGGGCTCGGACAAGCGCATCGGCTACCCGTTCCTCTTCCCGGGCGTGGGCTACGGCGGCTCCTGCTTCCCCAAGGACGTGAAGGCGCTGGTGGCCACCGCGCGCGACTACGGCCTGGAGCTGGACCTGCTGCGCGCCGTGGAGCGCACCAACGAGCGCCAGAAGAAGCTGCTGGTGAACAAGGCCGTGAAGCACTACGGCTCGCTCGAGGGCAAGAAGTTCGGCGTGTGGGGCCTGGCCTTCAAGCCGAAGACGGACGACATGCGCGAGGCGCCGGCCATCGAGGTCATCGAGGGCCTCATCGGCAAGGGCGCGCAGGTGGTGGCGCACGACCCCGTGTCCGCGCACTCCGCGAAGCGCGTCTTCGGTGACCGCATCCGCTATGCCTCGGTGCCCTACGAGGCGCTGGAGGGCGTGGACGGCCTGTTCGTCGTGACGGAGTGGAACGAGTTCCGCCACCCGGACTTCGAGCGGATGAAGGGCCTGATGAAGTCGCCCGTCGTGTTCGACGGTCGCAACGTGTACGACCCGGTGCGCATGCGCGAGCAGGGCTTCACGTACTACGGCATCGGCCGTCGATGA